ttgaaagagggaggttcgattttgctttgctctagaatccgttgatgggtctttgaggcgaaatcctagttgagatcaaatatcagagaaatgatctaggcatttctttggcataaccaaaaagctttcccagccgtcctaaatgtcatgccatcattacatggtgtgtttccatagtcaacccccttgagccttcatgagcttttattgattctttgaactacataaaccatgcccgctctaagcctgaaaaacaatgaatctaccatTGATAGTTTGataaaatactttggtggagagttatatttaaaagagaaaattggtttcatgatgaaccgtattatgtttgctctgtttgatcaaagaaaaagaagaagaagaaaggaagtgactggaaaaaaaaaaaaaaaagtcgccaagcggaatgtgaattacctcagattttgttaagggaagtgttggtattacatcagtgattacagcaattataatgccacaagtatgagcatattgccaagaaagagctatgatttgaatcatgtgagtttctcttttaatgttcttttcactaagtatttttccagtttgatttaatttcccatatccagttctttcttaaccctcaccctgtggcctatcattacagccttattaaagaccttttgatctctgattttggtgttgactacattagtggagaggatttctgaaaattggacttatggggttaagtttgaagagaattcttttgattttggttgttctacttttatctgaatttgcaggtggtttgaggttaaattgactatatcacacacacacactcaaggtcttagctttaggttgaagtaaacgcctaactcttgcttgacaaattgcaaaatttttgattgattttcttgccatctttgatgttaaaagagtaagatattagagatgaaatctaaattcataaaagcttggtgagtgatgatacttctctttcgggttgaatcgatattgcctaaactatcatttgcttttcttttttgtttgaggacaaacaaagttgtaagtttgggggtatttgatgacttgcaaaatttcatattgcagattttataagttcgctcgagcggaggcttttggccgctcgagcgaattcaggcagattcaaacgctcgactgccgctcgacagggagctcgagcggattgctgaaaaacaaagatcgctcgagcagagacattggccgctcgagcgaaatcaggcagagtcgaacgctcgacgtgcgctcgataggatgcttgagcgaaatcagacagagtcggacgctcgatgtgcgctcgacaccccgctctagcgaacatcgtattttgacagattttaggttttccgccgtgagaccatataaaagcaatttttcactctagagccgcaagttttgactggagaacacttcttgggagagaaaaacacagttagagggattcaattcatctgttttggagacggaattccaattattgcacgtacgttggaatcatacacgagcacggacgagagaaaagcgttgaatcgttcccttgagcttttgacgacgagttgaggctgcaaggaggatttttcagtgtttattttcttcttcccatcttctcagaacaattatggtgaattcgtttatgttgaattccatttctagcatgagctaaattttcttcattctaggaaaacgatgtaacctatttccgaactatgcttgattgtctatgctaatttaatgcaattctctctttgtttatctgatttattctgattttattgcttctaattaactggccattgattagatgataagtaatcttgtgatttgctatcgaaagagggaatcatagggtagatcttggatatttcagcataggtaagtatagagatcgaaagacttgtatgaacctatgtagtaattaaatcattggtcttattgcgttcttgattattgaatttgcatattcttgtgtgaattgataaccaagagtcaattccaattgactatcgaaagaggcttttggatgaattagagatttgctaatagacaaaagagatttaaattaaattagctggatgagaaaagcatagtgaagaagtaggtgaaatcgattttctagaagttttcttcccattaatttgatcttcgaacatcagtgttattttctttgcacatttttctttgagttgatctagtttagattgcaactacaaaaatcttagtgattcctctagataaaatcaagtttagtataattttggtatttggcaaacgtaaggtactaatccctgaggacgatactcttcttattactttactataaaactacgatactgtgcacttgcagttttgcaccggtcatttagggattaagaaaaatatttattgttaatatatatatatatatatagccgtAAGTCAGTGGGAGTATATTTACAGTTTGGTCATGCATGTATATGACTTTTGGCAAAGTATGAATTATGGTTTATAGTATGGCATCAAAGTTGTGTATCTAGAtaactttaaaaatgaaatttatgaacGAGACATCTTTCGTAATTGTGATTGAATTTTAATGTCAAGACAATGACTGTTAAGATTGTCTTAGTATAGTTGCATAAAACTTTGAAAGACTTTGCATGAAGAATAAAATGTGACATGCTTAGTATTTACAGTGCTCTCGAATTGATTAGGCCATTAAAGAAATTCTGTATAAGATAGTTATAAAGAACTTGGTGGTTGCACAAATTTGTATACAGCTAAACATCGGTTTTATTATTAACATCCTTGATTGTTGCTAAAGTAACCCAAGGATATTTGATCCAAAAGCTGTGAAAAGAGTGCAATGTTATGTGcaagaaattaaatattatattattgtctTAAGAAGAACTGATATTCTTAAGGTAACTGAATATTCAGACCCTATTTTATGTGATTACTCTAATAATAGAAAATACAGTTATGGTTATATATTTTGCTATCTAGTAGagttatttatgaaaaaatatgaggCAAATCTTTTACTGCTTCATATGTAATGGGGACTGAGTTTGTGGTATGTTTTGAGGCCACAGTTTATAGTATCTGATTGAGGAAATTTATCTTAGGACTTGGAATTGTCGACTTATGGCCAAGCCACTAAGAATGTATGGCAAGAATTCCTCAGAGTATTTTTCTCTGAATGATtagtattttatgaaattttaaataccCAAGTGTTAAAGAGAAAGTACAGATGGGTTCAACATGTTCAAAATGTAAGTATTTGAGACGACATGATTGAATGAATATGAAAATCTTATGAAGAAAAAAGGTAGCAGAAgactttgaaaaaataaaaaaaaaactcacacaCGGGATGGCATTGGCCAAGGACTTTGATACcatgatagaaaatataaaatataatagaaactGAAATAAATATAAGTGAATGAGGGAGAAAGActgtttatttgattattatcttatttgatgtcataataatattatcaaattaatagatttaatttttaaagatatttaccATATACATAATCTCCAAGTACTTTTCCTATAAATAAGGATCAATTATATCCAACATCCATACAGTTAAACCCGGATTATATTACTCTTACTTAAGTCATTTCATCCACGAATCTCTCATCCCTaagaagaaatggaaaagatCCAGCACAGCCATGTAGAAGTAAGAGGACTCAAGCTTCATGTAGCCCAGATTAATGTCTCCGGTATGACATTATATGCTTATATATGTCTCACTTCGTTCAATTTTGATTTTCTGCTTTCTATGATAATGATCATGAATGGTTTTTGGAAGGTAAAAAGGCGGTGATGTTCTTGCATGGGTTCCCTGAAATATGGTATACGTGGAGGCACCAGATGATTGCTGCTGCAAACGCCGGTTACCGAGCAATATCCATAGATTTCAGGGGCTATGGACTGTCTGAACAGCCTGCTGAGCCAGAAAATGCTACTTTCAAAGACGTTGTTGATGATGTTATTGGCCTTCTTGACTCTCTGGGAATCAATAAGGTAATATTGAGCCATTCATTTCACTTCCCTGCTGAACTACTGCTTGAATATCTGATTCGAAAACAGGGGAGAGTCAGTTCCTTGTTAGTGGTCGAGTCATATGCCTTGGTAATGGTGTCTCTGCTTGAGTGAATATCTGCTCGAACCCATCCATACCTGCTTACTGCGCCATTTCACTAGTAAGCAAGTCattaaacaacaacaacaatccTATTCAAATGCACCAATCCTCCTAAACTACCGAGTTTCTGAAAGCTTGATCCATTCTTGAAATCAGAGGAAGAtatcatttatttgttttttttttcgtagcagcaaataaacttagaaatGTAACTTTTTCTCTAAGAAACTTTTTCTCTATTGTTTGCTTTATTGCATTTCCGTGCATGAAATGTGGACCTTAGAAATGTAACTTGCAACGTGCATCTCCGCAACTTTTTTGTGTTTTCGTGGCAGGCTTTTATTGTTGGAAAGGACTTCGGATCCATGCCGTCATACCTAGTGGCAGCTGTCCACCCAGAAAGGGTGATAGGCGTCATAACACTTGGTGTTCCTTTCTTAATACCTGGTCCTTCCGCCATCCAAAATCACCTCCTTCCTGAAGGCTTCTACGTAACGAGGTGGCAGGTATATGTAATAGTTTAGACATAAACATGGAATTGTCTCCAAAGTGAACTATAGTTATCTCATGAATGCTGTCATATTATCTCAACAGGACCCAGGAAGGGCAGAAGCGGATTTTGGCCGTTTTGATGTGAAGACAGTGATAAGGAACATCTATCTTCTCTTCTCAGGAAGTGAGGTTCCCATAGCATCAGAGGGTCAAGAAATCATGGACTTGTATGACCCATCTACTCCTCTGCCACCATGGTTCTCTGAGGAAGTTCTCTCAGTCTATGCATCCTTATATGAGAAATCTGGATTCCGTTTTGCATTGCGGGTTCCCAACAGGTAAAGAAAAGTTCCCCCAAGTAGTAGGCCCGGTTAAggcttaatttgtttgtttctattaaataagaatgaaagaaaaccaaagaaatttgaaaaagaaatgctgAAATGCCTAAATTCAtcttctaactttttttttattttttttttattttgagaaattagCATTCATTTCAACCTTCATGTGACTAAACTCTAACTAACATCCTTATAtttatctctattttcttttttcttttttataaagggGATGGGAGTTTCgaatctaaattttttatttagagaactGGATCATATGTGATCAGTCCACAAGCTCTATGCCcttatatttctcttttaagtaCATATATAAGAGTGTTGATACATAATTACCTAAATATTAAGTTGAAAGATTGTAGAaaacagtatttttttttaactttctgaAATAAAAGAGTGAAATTTAAAGACACATTTGGTTTTAATGAAATCAACATAGCCATCTCCTAAAATTGACATTCAGACATGTTAATGAGTATAATGTAAAAACATGTTGAAAAGATGGGTTCAATGCTTATACCCATAATGTGAACATGTTATATAGATCATTGATATGCTGAGTATTTTGTTACTGGACATTAAAAGATATCTATTATGGTTGTTTCTGTTTTCTTATCTTTCCACttatttatacattaaatagtttGGAAGAAAGATGACAAGATAATATTTGCAACAGACATGAAATGGAACCCAAGGCATCATGCTATTAGTCTTAACTATCCCAATTAAAGATCATGTAAAATTGGTTACTGGTGTTGTGGTACATGGAAGagaatttgttgattatataacaAAGGACCGCCATCACTCGCATCAGTAGTTGATTTGACATTGATATTACAGAACTCATGTAATGTACTTTGAGCTATGAAAGTTTCAGGAAATGAATTTACGTAGTATGGttaatttcttataataaacTCATGAACGGAAAATATTATCTTATGGGCGTAtgggccaagtgggagaatgtaagagttttatttaaactctatgtcccacacacccatcttaatagagtTTGAAATAGTTCAAACTTATCAGATaaaagatgagtgataacgggataagaaaactcttaagagataagattaaaactctatatctctaattatagtcagatacaaattatgagatttcttgatggtcagaaatctataaatagcactgaggggttaaagggttctcacctacaacattagagtGTCTTTTGCCATCTTGAGACACTTGTGAGACAAGGTTATTAGGGTGATCCTCCCCTCATAACCAGATCTAATTGTTCATCAAACTGATGATAAAGGTacgcatttatttattactgtttattattgtggatcatataaaatcgaagatccgtttattaatattcatgttaaatatttttaacaccAATCTCCTATGCCATAACACAGCCTTATTTTGATCTGAGCAGGTGATGTCTCACCAGTAATTGTTTCTCCTACCATGGTGTAGAGGCTATTCTTTTAACTCCTTTCATCACTATTAAAGAGCCCTTTGCAACCTTTAATATCCCTGATTTTGACTTGAATGTGCACCCAGATTTATCAAGCATCCCAAGAGAAATTAAGTTTTTCTTCATCTCTGGTATGAATCTTACCTCCTATAATAGTCTTTCCTTACCATCCTGTAATTTTAACCTGACTGACCCAATTCCCAGAATTTTATAGGACACATTATTACCAAGAATCACATGCCCTCCATCCAATTCTTTGAAAGTTTCAAACCATGATCTAAAGGGGCCATGTGGAATGAACATCCTAAGTCTAGGATCCATTCCTTCCCTAATTCAACCTCAGAAACATTTAGTACTTCAGCACTGTCATAGCCATCTAGAACAGCAGCTACCTTACACTCTTCCTTTGGTTTGTTCCCCACATTCTATTTCTTCTCAGGACAATCCCTCTTAAAGTGTCCTTCTTTGTAACATATAAAACACTTTAATTGCTTTCCCTTTTTGATCTGGTTTTGCTATTCTTTTCCTTGTGACTTTGTTTTTCTGATCTACCCCTTACCCTTCCCCAGCTTCTATTTTAATTTCTgctttattttgcaattctcTTGAGTGCAAAACAGATTGTACTTCATCCTAGATTAAACTTTCtctaccatacatcatggttTCTTTCAGATTTGCATATGAAGTATCTAAGGAACTTAGTAGCAGAATAGCTCGATCTTCATCATTGATTTTAATGTCTATGTTTGCGAGGTCCAAGATGAtcttattaaattcatcaaGATATTCTTCCATAGACAGACCTGGAGCCATTTTGAAGGTGTAGAGCTTGGTCTTCTTATGGAGTCGATTTGCCAAGGATTTGGTCATGTAGAAGCTTTCTAATTCCAGCCAGACCCCTATTGCTGTATCTTCCTTGGCTACTTCTCTCAGAACTTTATCAGAACTTTATCAccgagagaaagaattaaagtgCTGTGAGCCTTCTGCAAGATCTCAGACCTTTCTTTGTCTATCAAAGAACTCAACGTCGTTTCTCCAAGAAGTGCATCCTGAAGACCCTGTTGGACTAGAAGTGCCCTCATCTTAATCCTCAATAACCCAAAGTCATTCTTTCCAGTAAATTTCTCAACATCAAACTTGGTTGTCCCCATCGAACCTGTCTCTTGATGCCACTTGTTATGAATTCTACTTGGTTAATGCAGAATTGTCTAGCCAATATTATCAAGAAACTTGCAAGAAAGGTAGGAGCAGAGAAACTGAATAGCAATCAACAAGAAcacaaaaaattttatgtggTTTGATCCTAGTGATCTATATCCACGGTAGCAACAATCAAGagacttttttttattgaagaAGAACAGATACAATATTTGAATTACAAGAATAATCCCTCTCATTCACACCTGTCAGTCTTGGAGCTTTCTTGCACACAAGACTTATTCTCTCTATTTTATCTCTCATATTTCTTTAATGTGTATT
The genomic region above belongs to Carya illinoinensis cultivar Pawnee chromosome 4, C.illinoinensisPawnee_v1, whole genome shotgun sequence and contains:
- the LOC122307890 gene encoding epoxide hydrolase A-like, whose product is MEKIQHSHVEVRGLKLHVAQINVSGKKAVMFLHGFPEIWYTWRHQMIAAANAGYRAISIDFRGYGLSEQPAEPENATFKDVVDDVIGLLDSLGINKAFIVGKDFGSMPSYLVAAVHPERVIGVITLGVPFLIPGPSAIQNHLLPEGFYVTRWQDPGRAEADFGRFDVKTVIRNIYLLFSGSEVPIASEGQEIMDLYDPSTPLPPWFSEEVLSVYASLYEKSGFRFALRVPNR